The following coding sequences are from one Triticum aestivum cultivar Chinese Spring chromosome 5A, IWGSC CS RefSeq v2.1, whole genome shotgun sequence window:
- the LOC123108006 gene encoding BTB/POZ and MATH domain-containing protein 2-like, with translation MAEHCKLAAAMVAESEERSYVVKVDGYSRVKGLLKNGEFVISTPFSVGGHNWNVEYYPNGYPEDCSDFISLYLFHESADAGDVKAKFTVSVLDKNGEPVASCNRTSDPVTFSKEVSYCGYDDFIKKADLEASAHLRDDCFTIRFDVTVIKDIHGEEKSVPPSDLHRHFGDMLKNKDAADLTFKVGGQEFSAHRCVLAARSPVFKAELLGAMEESSSSTIEIHDMEPDVFESLLHFIYTDSAPVLQMASEKSEPCVDVVMAGHLLVAADRYNIGRLRVILEEKLCSHIDSSMVATSLALAEQHGFHRLKEACFQFLSSPPNLEAMMASDGYEHLKSSCPSVLKELIARIIPAEWKAAKDIIMAI, from the coding sequence ATGGCAGAGCACTGCAAGCTTGCTGCTGCCATGGTAGCTGAATCTGAGGAAAGGTCATATGTGGTAAAGGTAGATGGATACTCAAGAGTAAAGGGGCTACTGAAGAACGGGGAGTTCGTCATTTCTACCCCTTTCAGTGTTGGAGGTCACAACTGGAACGTGGAATATTACCCCAACGGTTACCCCGAGGATTGTTCTGATTTCATATCTCTTTATCTATTTCATGAATCTGCCGATGCCGGAGATGTGAAGGCCAAATTCACGGTCAGTGTACTTGACAAGAATGGAGAACCGGTGGCTTCATGCAACCGTACCTCCGACCCTGTAACCTTCTCAAAGGAGGTTTCATATTGTGGTTACGACGACTTCATCAAGAAGGCTGATTTGGAGGCATCAGCGCATCTGAGAGACGATTGTTTCACCATCAGGTTCGATGTCACCGTCATAAAGGACATCCACGGTGAAGAAAAATCGGTTCCTCCAAGCGACCTGCACCGGCATTTCGGCGACATGCTCAAGAACAAGGATGCAGCAGACCTCACCTTTAAGGTTGGGGGACAGGAATTCTCTGCTCACAGGTGTGTCCTTGCTGCTCGCTCACCCGTCTTCAAGGCAGAGCTCCTCGGCGCCATGGAGGAGAGTTCCAGTAGTACTATCGAAATTCATGACATGGAACCTGATGTATTCGAGTCCTTGCTCCATTTTATATACACCGACTCCGCTCCTGTGCTTCAGATGGCCAGTGAAAAAAGTGAACCATGTGTAGATGTGGTGATGGCCGGCCATCTACTTGTGGCGGCTGACAGGTACAATATTGGGAGGCTGAGGGTGATACTTGAGGAGAAACTGTGCAGTCACATTGATTCCAGCATGGTGGCAACCAGCTTGGCTTTAGCTGAGCAGCATGGTTTCCATCGTCTCAAAGAAGCTTGTTTCCAGTTCCTCTCTTCTCCACCCAATTTGGAGGCAATGATGGCAAGTGATGGGTATGAGCACCTGAAATCCAGCTGTCCATCTGTTCTCAAGGAGCTGATAGCTAGAATCATCCCAGCTGAATGGAAAGCGGCAAAGGATATTATCATGGCAATTTAG